A part of Thermofilaceae archaeon genomic DNA contains:
- a CDS encoding Glu/Leu/Phe/Val dehydrogenase translates to MSESSSQLLRTVLTTLRRGIELGGFPEQFYTILSKPERVVIVSIPVRMDDNRLEVFEGFRVQHCSALGPYKGGIRFNPNVTLEDDIALAMLMTLKNSLAGLPYGGGKGAVRVDPRKLSRRELEMLSRGYVRALYSVLGELLDIPGPDSGTDQQVMAWMVDEYSRLKGYPSPASFTGKPVELGGDPARVYATGFGCAVITKLAAEEFIGTSKGLTLAIQGFGNVGSWHAYWASKMGFKIVAISDIGGTVYDPSGIDVEKAMKVVRETGTIYNYPGGEHSRDTKGALYADADIVAPDALENQLTVENAHLVKAKIVVEGANGPTTPEAERILAERGIVVVPDMLANAGGVVTSYFEWAQNLQRWSWGEEETRSRLAKLMESNFRRVCEHWEKLRSQRKDASMRDAAVVAALQRVYDAMKLRGWI, encoded by the coding sequence GTGAGCGAAAGCTCCTCTCAACTGCTCAGGACCGTGTTAACGACCCTACGAAGAGGGATTGAGCTGGGAGGTTTCCCGGAGCAGTTTTACACCATCCTGAGCAAGCCGGAAAGGGTGGTCATCGTCTCGATACCGGTCCGCATGGACGACAACAGGCTTGAGGTCTTCGAGGGCTTCAGAGTCCAGCACTGCAGCGCTCTGGGCCCCTACAAGGGCGGGATCCGATTCAACCCAAACGTCACGCTGGAGGACGATATCGCGCTAGCGATGCTGATGACTCTGAAGAACTCCCTTGCCGGCTTACCCTATGGGGGTGGGAAAGGGGCTGTTCGGGTGGACCCCCGCAAGCTCTCCCGGCGCGAACTGGAGATGCTGTCGAGAGGATACGTAAGAGCCCTATACTCCGTTCTCGGCGAGCTTCTCGATATCCCCGGACCCGACTCTGGGACCGATCAGCAAGTGATGGCGTGGATGGTCGACGAGTACAGCAGGTTGAAGGGCTATCCCAGCCCCGCCTCCTTCACGGGTAAGCCGGTGGAGCTTGGCGGCGACCCGGCGAGGGTTTACGCGACCGGCTTCGGGTGCGCCGTAATCACGAAGCTGGCCGCTGAGGAATTCATCGGGACCTCGAAGGGGTTGACGCTGGCCATCCAGGGCTTCGGGAACGTGGGCTCCTGGCACGCCTACTGGGCCTCCAAGATGGGCTTCAAGATCGTCGCAATATCCGATATCGGCGGCACGGTGTACGACCCCTCCGGCATCGACGTGGAAAAGGCAATGAAGGTCGTGAGGGAGACAGGAACGATCTACAATTACCCCGGTGGTGAGCACTCGAGGGATACGAAGGGGGCTCTCTACGCCGACGCCGATATCGTCGCCCCAGACGCGCTCGAGAACCAACTGACGGTCGAGAACGCGCACCTCGTCAAAGCGAAGATCGTGGTGGAGGGCGCCAACGGCCCCACCACCCCTGAGGCCGAGAGGATCCTGGCCGAGAGAGGAATCGTCGTGGTCCCGGACATGCTCGCCAACGCGGGTGGAGTTGTTACGAGCTACTTCGAGTGGGCTCAAAACCTTCAGCGCTGGAGCTGGGGCGAGGAGGAGACGAGGTCCAGGCTGGCAAAACTGATGGAGTCCAACTTCAGGAGGGTGTGCGAGCACTGGGAGAAGCTGAGGAGCCAGCGCAAGGACGCGTCCATGAGGGATGCGGCTGTCGTGGCCGCGCTGCAGCGCGTGTACGACGCCATGAAGCTTCGCGGCTGGATTTAA
- a CDS encoding 5-formyltetrahydrofolate cyclo-ligase, whose product MEEVRRQKEEIRRRVWRLLREKGVARPPFPIEGRIPNFAGAEAAAALLVRSRAFQKAEVVFCNPDSPQRPVREAALHYGKMVVMASPRLRSGFLVLNPSKIPRSAYREASTIAGAFKYGSQTLDKLPQIDLKVAGSVAVSAEGGRVGKGGGFSDLEYAILRELGVIDEGVPIATTVHDLQIVERIPMLKHDVPVDLIFTPKGQIEVSGPRRRPEGVYWELLSRDKLESIPVLKILMERRNL is encoded by the coding sequence GTGGAAGAGGTCAGAAGACAGAAGGAGGAGATCAGGAGGAGGGTTTGGAGGCTGCTGAGGGAGAAGGGGGTTGCTAGGCCGCCCTTCCCCATTGAGGGGAGGATCCCGAACTTCGCGGGTGCCGAGGCGGCGGCCGCGCTGCTGGTACGCTCACGGGCCTTCCAGAAGGCCGAAGTAGTTTTCTGCAACCCCGATTCGCCGCAGAGGCCCGTCAGAGAGGCGGCACTGCACTACGGAAAGATGGTCGTGATGGCGTCGCCGAGGCTGAGGAGCGGGTTCCTCGTGCTGAACCCCTCCAAGATCCCCCGGAGCGCCTACCGGGAGGCCTCCACAATCGCCGGGGCCTTCAAGTACGGCAGCCAGACTCTCGACAAGCTGCCGCAGATCGATCTGAAGGTCGCCGGCAGCGTAGCAGTCAGCGCAGAGGGGGGGAGGGTGGGGAAGGGGGGCGGCTTCAGCGATCTCGAGTACGCCATTCTCAGGGAGCTCGGCGTTATCGACGAAGGGGTCCCGATCGCAACGACAGTCCACGACCTGCAGATCGTCGAGCGGATCCCGATGCTGAAGCACGATGTCCCCGTCGACCTCATCTTCACCCCCAAGGGCCAAATCGAAGTGAGCGGGCCGCGAAGGAGGCCTGAGGGGGTCTACTGGGAGCTGCTCAGCCGCGACAAGCTGGAATCGATACCGGTGCTAAAGATTCTCATGGAGAGGAGGAACCTCTAG
- a CDS encoding nucleotidyltransferase domain-containing protein, with the protein MQALPGSLLVGSVARGDVHRGSDIDVALLDPRPPSLVEEHLRLAGFAVAARELVQATPLSTPKLYIHLSGGEKVSIPLAKLSRVEEEFYRFAGSITLEQLTRGERVMGVNKRLLAIIPTGAGHIEFSVIGREAEVADLLGVSIDTVMDRVKALTRRDEVGRTGLYLRIEIPEWESPESVIARVAKRTPTLRDWVG; encoded by the coding sequence ATGCAGGCCCTGCCCGGCAGCCTCCTTGTGGGGAGCGTGGCGCGCGGGGACGTGCACAGGGGTAGCGACATCGACGTCGCCCTCCTGGACCCCCGCCCGCCCTCGCTTGTTGAGGAGCATTTGCGGCTGGCCGGCTTTGCTGTCGCTGCCAGGGAGCTGGTGCAGGCGACACCGCTCTCGACTCCGAAGCTCTACATCCACCTCAGCGGCGGCGAGAAGGTGTCGATCCCCCTCGCCAAGCTCTCGAGGGTGGAGGAGGAGTTCTACCGGTTCGCCGGCTCGATCACGCTGGAGCAGCTGACCAGAGGCGAGAGGGTAATGGGGGTGAACAAGAGGCTGCTCGCAATCATCCCGACGGGCGCGGGGCACATCGAGTTCTCCGTAATCGGCCGGGAGGCTGAGGTGGCGGATCTACTGGGGGTCTCCATCGATACCGTGATGGACCGCGTTAAGGCTCTCACGAGGAGGGATGAGGTGGGTAGGACTGGGCTCTACCTGCGCATCGAGATCCCGGAGTGGGAGAGCCCCGAATCCGTGATAGCCCGGGTAGCCAAGCGGACCCCGACCCTCCGCGATTGGGTCGGTTAG
- a CDS encoding Sjogren's syndrome/scleroderma autoantigen 1 family protein, whose protein sequence is MASAREDEVVRKMAAMLKSGAAMLEQTCPFCNVPLFRLKTGEVVCPSCGQRFVIVSSDEEELQARGNLTLQELERAAVERLAQVTAELRSAKDYSEVSEALDVALNLLRVIEYARRIRQGKAG, encoded by the coding sequence ATGGCTAGCGCCCGGGAAGACGAGGTTGTGAGGAAGATGGCTGCTATGCTTAAGTCGGGGGCTGCGATGCTCGAGCAGACGTGCCCCTTCTGCAACGTCCCCCTCTTCCGGTTGAAGACTGGCGAGGTTGTCTGCCCAAGCTGCGGTCAGCGCTTCGTCATCGTGAGCAGCGATGAGGAGGAGCTGCAGGCCCGGGGAAACCTAACGCTGCAGGAGCTTGAGCGGGCCGCTGTGGAGCGGCTAGCGCAGGTGACCGCTGAGCTGAGGAGCGCGAAGGACTACTCCGAGGTCTCCGAGGCCTTGGACGTCGCCCTCAACCTGCTCCGGGTGATCGAGTACGCGAGGAGGATCAGGCAGGGTAAAGCCGGTTAA
- the rsmA gene encoding 16S rRNA (adenine(1518)-N(6)/adenine(1519)-N(6))-dimethyltransferase RsmA — MTKAASSSVASSWELASRRYVREALNRFGIKPRKRLGQHFLVSRRALEAILEAVDPREGEVVYEIGAGLGALTAALAERGARVVAVEVDGRLVEALRERFRGCPLVDILHGDALRLPLPRSSKVVGNIPYSISSPLIVKLLREQSYELAVLTLQREFALRLAAKPGSRDYGRLSVLAQLYASVEIVGSVSRKAFYPEPEVDSLIVKLKPRREHIHLFPCVEELTAPLFSQRRKKLSKVLKRLGLDPEAFASFVDLEKRVYELTPTEILRLAEARHTSVLPAR; from the coding sequence GTGACTAAGGCCGCTTCTAGCAGCGTGGCTTCGAGCTGGGAGCTCGCGTCCAGGAGGTACGTGAGGGAGGCTCTCAACCGGTTCGGCATCAAGCCGAGGAAGAGGCTGGGCCAGCACTTCCTGGTGAGCAGGAGAGCTCTTGAAGCGATCCTGGAGGCGGTTGACCCGCGGGAGGGCGAGGTCGTGTACGAGATAGGGGCGGGCTTAGGTGCGTTGACAGCCGCTCTCGCGGAGAGGGGGGCCCGCGTGGTCGCCGTCGAGGTCGACGGGAGGCTGGTGGAGGCCCTTAGGGAGCGCTTCAGGGGGTGCCCGCTCGTCGACATCCTGCACGGCGACGCGCTGCGCTTGCCGCTGCCGCGCTCCTCAAAGGTGGTGGGCAACATCCCCTACAGCATCTCCTCCCCGCTCATCGTAAAGCTGCTCCGCGAGCAGAGCTACGAGCTCGCCGTGCTTACGCTCCAGAGGGAGTTTGCGCTCAGGCTCGCAGCGAAGCCTGGAAGCAGGGATTACGGTAGACTCAGCGTTCTAGCGCAGCTGTACGCTAGCGTCGAGATCGTCGGCAGCGTGAGCCGGAAGGCCTTCTACCCGGAACCGGAGGTGGACTCGCTGATAGTCAAGCTCAAGCCGCGCAGAGAGCACATCCACCTTTTCCCCTGCGTGGAGGAACTCACAGCCCCCCTATTCTCGCAGAGGCGGAAGAAGCTCTCAAAGGTCCTCAAACGGCTGGGGCTAGACCCCGAGGCCTTTGCCAGCTTCGTCGACCTGGAGAAGAGGGTCTACGAGCTGACGCCTACGGAGATCTTGAGGCTAGCGGAAGCCCGTCATACCAGCGTTTTACCCGCGCGCTAG